The following proteins are co-located in the Streptococcus downei MFe28 genome:
- a CDS encoding methylated-DNA--[protein]-cysteine S-methyltransferase — MIYKQIYQSPLGPISLLADEEHLLGCWFLGQKYFERDFEAETVLEKKSTILDHAQAWLDAYFSGKNPRPADYLAPNGTAFQERVWQVLKTIPAGSSLTYGQIARIVDCRSAQAVGSAVGKNPISIFIPCHRVLGSQGQLTGYAAGLDKKAWLLRHEGLTIK, encoded by the coding sequence ATGATTTATAAGCAAATCTACCAGTCACCTCTGGGGCCAATCTCCCTGCTAGCTGATGAAGAGCACCTTCTTGGCTGCTGGTTTTTGGGGCAGAAGTATTTTGAGCGAGACTTTGAAGCGGAGACGGTGCTTGAGAAAAAGTCAACGATTCTAGACCATGCCCAAGCTTGGCTGGATGCCTATTTTTCTGGTAAAAATCCCCGGCCCGCTGATTACCTGGCTCCGAATGGGACGGCTTTTCAAGAGCGGGTTTGGCAGGTTCTCAAGACCATTCCGGCTGGTTCCAGTCTGACCTACGGCCAGATTGCTAGGATAGTAGACTGTCGGTCTGCCCAAGCCGTTGGCTCCGCCGTCGGAAAAAATCCCATCAGTATTTTTATCCCCTGCCACCGTGTTCTAGGCAGCCAAGGCCAGCTGACTGGCTATGCTGCTGGGCTGGACAAGAAGGCCTGGTTGCTACGACACGAAGGACTGACAATTAAATAA
- a CDS encoding helix-turn-helix domain-containing protein — translation MLGKSLELGELYRELRIARGLKQRDVARDNLSVSQLSKFENGQSMLAADKLLLAIQGIHMTFSEFSYALTQYQESDLFKMGKKLVEFQAKKDIDSLKKILADYHNEETYEVYNQLNRLVIKATIYSLDSNLEITSEEKEFLTSYLYAIEEWTEYELYLFGNTLFILSDDDLIFLGKAFVERDELYRELPEHKKRAELVLINLILILVEHRNIYHASYFIEKLEALLSYQDMFARVVLIFLKKLMNYIKGETTDLSEVEAYISLVESFDNPILVMFLRMNLKQIIKEN, via the coding sequence ATGCTTGGCAAATCACTTGAACTAGGTGAACTTTATAGAGAATTACGGATAGCTAGAGGGTTAAAGCAAAGAGATGTTGCTAGGGATAATTTATCTGTCTCCCAATTATCAAAGTTTGAAAACGGACAGTCTATGTTAGCAGCTGACAAACTTCTTTTAGCTATCCAGGGAATTCATATGACTTTCTCCGAGTTCAGCTATGCATTGACTCAATATCAGGAATCTGATTTATTTAAAATGGGTAAGAAACTAGTGGAGTTTCAGGCTAAAAAGGATATTGATAGCTTAAAGAAAATTTTAGCAGACTATCACAATGAAGAGACTTACGAGGTCTATAATCAACTTAACAGACTAGTTATTAAAGCTACTATCTATAGTTTAGATTCTAATTTAGAAATTACTAGCGAAGAAAAGGAATTTCTAACTTCGTACCTCTATGCTATCGAAGAGTGGACGGAGTATGAACTCTATCTTTTTGGTAATACCCTATTTATCTTATCGGATGATGATTTGATCTTCTTAGGTAAAGCATTTGTCGAACGAGATGAATTATATAGAGAGCTTCCGGAGCATAAGAAGAGGGCTGAGCTTGTCTTAATCAATCTTATTTTAATTTTGGTAGAACATCGTAATATTTACCATGCTTCTTACTTTATTGAAAAACTTGAAGCACTATTATCTTATCAAGATATGTTTGCTAGGGTAGTCTTGATTTTTTTAAAAAAATTAATGAACTATATTAAGGGTGAAACAACCGATTTATCAGAGGTAGAGGCTTATATTAGTCTGGTTGAAAGTTTTGATAATCCTATACTGGTCATGTTTTTGAGGATGAATTTGAAACAGATTATAAAAGAAAATTAG
- a CDS encoding arsenate reductase family protein yields the protein MFTFYHYPKCTTCQRAKKELDQLGISYQAIDLKENPPTAKILGELLDSSDYSLKQLFNTSGNSYRALGLKDKFASLTREEALNLLAADGMLIKRPLLVKDGKLLQVGHRKSYRELGLK from the coding sequence ATGTTCACCTTTTACCATTATCCAAAATGCACAACCTGCCAAAGAGCCAAGAAGGAGCTTGACCAATTAGGTATCAGCTACCAGGCCATTGACCTCAAAGAAAATCCACCGACGGCCAAAATCTTAGGTGAGCTCCTAGATTCGTCTGATTATAGTCTTAAACAGCTCTTTAACACCAGCGGCAACAGCTATCGGGCCCTTGGTCTCAAAGATAAATTTGCCAGTCTGACCAGGGAAGAAGCCCTGAACCTCCTAGCTGCCGATGGCATGCTCATCAAGCGTCCCCTCCTGGTCAAGGATGGTAAACTCCTCCAAGTTGGCCATCGGAAGTCGTATAGGGAGTTGGGGTTGAAATAA